From Terriglobales bacterium, the proteins below share one genomic window:
- a CDS encoding OsmC family peroxiredoxin, which produces MKRVATATWKGGPRAGEGTISTVSGVFDKAIYTGGTSSMDVPCTNPSEILAAAEAACVSMMVAKELGKEGITPDHIETEAEIVLAPDGDSWNIPRIHLTVKAHVAEIDSAKFQEAVQRAKKNCPITRSLKSEVSLEALIEPIVLA; this is translated from the coding sequence ATGAAAAGAGTAGCGACAGCCACCTGGAAGGGTGGACCACGCGCGGGCGAAGGAACCATCTCCACGGTAAGCGGCGTTTTCGACAAGGCGATTTACACGGGCGGGACCAGTTCGATGGATGTGCCATGCACGAACCCGTCGGAAATCCTGGCTGCGGCCGAAGCGGCATGCGTCTCGATGATGGTGGCGAAGGAACTGGGCAAGGAAGGGATTACGCCAGACCACATCGAAACCGAGGCCGAGATCGTGCTGGCGCCCGATGGGGATAGCTGGAATATACCCCGCATTCACCTGACGGTGAAAGCGCACGTCGCAGAGATCGACAGCGCGAAGTTCCAGGAGGCGGTGCAGCGCGCGAAGAAGAACTGCCCCATCACTCGGAGTTTGAAGTCGGAAGTTTCGCTCGAAGCGCTTATCGAGCCAATCGTTCTCGCGTAG
- a CDS encoding VanZ family protein encodes MNSPQRKVVHAWIPLLLWLVVISLESTRLFTGEATSGWLLRILSHFERVSLHQVVFLNYLLRKTGHFVGYAILSWLAFHGWMETLAYRTERAIQRAGKKAVVPRRWHLRAAVLAVVCTFVVACLDEIHQSFIPGRTGVFHDVVLDTMGGIFAQFILLLYWTVKEKRDRQRVDRASTVIASTE; translated from the coding sequence CTGAACTCACCCCAGCGAAAAGTCGTACACGCATGGATACCCCTGCTGCTTTGGCTCGTGGTGATTTCGCTTGAGAGCACCCGTCTCTTCACCGGCGAAGCTACCAGTGGATGGCTCCTCCGTATTCTTTCGCACTTCGAACGCGTCTCGTTGCACCAGGTGGTTTTTCTGAACTACCTCTTGCGGAAGACTGGTCACTTCGTCGGATATGCAATATTGAGTTGGCTAGCCTTCCACGGTTGGATGGAAACGCTCGCCTATCGCACTGAACGGGCGATCCAGCGTGCGGGAAAGAAAGCCGTGGTACCGCGTCGCTGGCATCTCCGGGCTGCCGTGCTGGCCGTCGTTTGCACCTTTGTCGTCGCATGCCTCGACGAAATTCACCAATCGTTTATCCCAGGACGGACCGGCGTGTTTCACGACGTCGTCCTCGACACGATGGGTGGCATCTTCGCGCAGTTCATCTTGCTGCTTTATTGGACCGTAAAAGAAAAACGCGACCGACAGCGTGTCGATCGCGCTTCTACCGTTATAGCCAGTACGGAATAA
- the guaB gene encoding IMP dehydrogenase, translating into MIHFPVPEALTFDDVLLLPARSDVTPAEVSLQTRLTRNITLNIPLLTAAMDTVTESRMAIAIAQQGGLGVVHRNLTIEQQAGEVDKVKRSESGMIVDPITLSPDHKVSDALEVMRRYRISGVPITKNKKLVGILTNRDLRFETRTDIPISKVMTKENLITVPVGTTLEDAEKVLHQHRVEKLLVVDEKYHLKGLITVKDIQKKLKYPNAAKDAQGRLRCAAAIGATGDFLERAQEMVKAKVDALVIDSAHAHSTRVLEAVKTVKAKLPEVDLIAGNVGTFDGACELVRCGADAIKVGIGPGSICTTRVVTGAGIPQITAIAESYRATREAGVPIISDGGVKYSGDITKAMAAGASAVMAGSMFAGTDESPGETILYQGRSFKAYRGMGSLAAMAQGSSERYFQSVDSDSAANIGTEESDGQSNRLAKFVPEGIEGRVPYRGTLAMIVHQLIGGLRSGMGYVGCRTIAELQQKAKFIRISAAGMKESHVHDVIITREAPNYRVE; encoded by the coding sequence ATGATCCATTTTCCAGTACCAGAGGCACTTACCTTCGACGACGTTCTACTTCTTCCTGCTCGTTCCGACGTCACGCCCGCAGAAGTGAGTCTGCAAACCCGGCTTACGCGGAACATCACGCTGAACATTCCCCTGCTCACGGCGGCCATGGACACGGTCACCGAGTCGCGCATGGCCATCGCCATCGCCCAACAGGGCGGGCTCGGAGTGGTGCATCGTAACCTCACGATCGAGCAGCAGGCAGGAGAAGTGGACAAGGTAAAGCGTTCGGAAAGCGGCATGATCGTGGACCCGATCACGCTCTCGCCGGACCACAAGGTCAGCGACGCACTGGAAGTCATGCGCCGGTACCGCATCTCGGGCGTGCCGATCACGAAGAACAAGAAGCTCGTCGGCATCCTGACCAACCGCGACCTTCGCTTTGAGACCCGCACTGACATTCCCATCTCAAAGGTGATGACGAAAGAGAACCTCATCACCGTCCCGGTCGGCACCACGCTCGAAGACGCCGAAAAAGTCCTGCATCAGCACCGGGTCGAAAAGCTCCTCGTCGTCGATGAGAAGTACCACCTGAAGGGCCTGATCACCGTAAAAGACATCCAGAAGAAGCTGAAGTATCCGAATGCCGCGAAAGACGCGCAGGGCCGTTTGCGCTGTGCCGCCGCGATCGGAGCGACCGGCGACTTCCTTGAGCGCGCCCAGGAGATGGTGAAAGCCAAGGTCGACGCGCTGGTGATTGACAGCGCGCACGCGCACTCCACCCGCGTCCTCGAAGCGGTGAAGACGGTGAAAGCCAAGCTGCCGGAAGTGGACCTGATCGCCGGCAACGTCGGCACCTTCGACGGGGCTTGCGAACTCGTTCGCTGCGGCGCCGACGCCATCAAGGTCGGCATCGGCCCCGGCTCCATCTGCACCACGCGAGTCGTAACCGGCGCGGGCATCCCGCAGATCACCGCGATCGCCGAGTCGTACCGTGCCACTCGCGAAGCGGGCGTTCCGATCATCTCCGACGGCGGCGTGAAGTATTCCGGCGATATCACCAAGGCGATGGCAGCCGGGGCAAGCGCCGTGATGGCCGGTTCCATGTTCGCCGGAACCGACGAAAGCCCGGGCGAGACCATCCTTTATCAGGGCCGCTCGTTCAAGGCTTATCGCGGCATGGGGTCACTCGCAGCCATGGCGCAGGGTTCCAGTGAACGCTATTTCCAGTCTGTGGACAGCGACTCTGCCGCGAACATCGGCACCGAAGAGAGCGACGGCCAAAGCAACCGTCTGGCGAAGTTTGTTCCGGAGGGCATTGAGGGTCGCGTTCCCTACCGCGGGACACTGGCGATGATCGTTCACCAACTGATTGGCGGCCTTCGTTCCGGCATGGGATATGTCGGCTGCCGCACCATCGCGGAACTGCAACAGAAGGCGAAGTTCATCCGCATCAGTGCAGCCGGCATGAAGGAAAGCCACGTTCACGACGTGATCATCACACGTGAAGCTCCGAATTACCGGGTGGAGTAA